Genomic segment of Paenibacillaceae bacterium GAS479:
GCTGCTCGCTCGCGACGATATTGATGCCGTTATTGTAGATGCTCCGACGACGATGCACCGTGATGTAATGGTCAAAGCCGCGCGCGCAGGCAAACATATTTTCACAGAAAAGGTCGTAGCTCCAACAACAGCCGAACTAAATGATATATTAGCCGCTGTCCAGCAATCCGGCGTTAAGCTGATCGTTTCGCTGCCGCGTCTCTATGATGGCTATACGGTTGCAATTCGTGAAGTGCTGCAACAGGAATCGCTTGGCCAGCTAACACAAGTTAGGGTGCGCCTTGCGCATGACGGCTCCATTTCCAATTGGCTTCCTGAACACTTTTATAACCTTGAGCAGACGGCTGGCGGTGCGCTGATCGACCTTGGCTGCCACCCCATGTATTTGAGCAGCCTGTTCCTCGGCGGATTGCCAGAGAGCCTGACAGCGACCTACGGTTATGTAACGGACCGCGAGGTTGAGGACAATGCCGTTGCAGTCCTCTCGTATCCAAACGGCGCCGTAGCTGTAGTAGAGGCTGGCTTCGCAGCCAAACACTCTCCTTTCCAGATCGAGATTAGCGGCACTGCTGGCTCCTTGCTCTACGGCATGCCGGGGGATCGGCTGCTCATTCGCACTGACAAAACTGAAGGCTGGAGCGAGTTGCCGCTTGCGGAGCGCTCACCGAATGCCTTTAACCAGTGGGTCGGTCATATTCAAAATGGAACCAATGCCGATGAAAATATTGAGCTGGCAAGCAACCTAACCCGTCTCATGGAGGCGGCCAATCTGTCCGCAGCTCAAGGCCGCCGCATTGTTCTGTCTGAGCTATCCGAAAACTAAACAAGGAACTCAAGGAGTGACAATATGAGCATCCAGAACATTCGAGTCGGCATCATCGGCAGCGGTGGAATCGCGGGTGGACATGCCGCTGCCTACAAAACGATTCGTGGCGTAGAAATCGTAGCTATAGCCGATGCCATTCCAGGAAAAGCAGCTGAATTCATCGAAAGACATGGCCTTCAGGGGGCTCAAGCGTTCGATGATTACCGCGAACTTCTGAAGCTCGACCTGGACGGAATCAGCGTATGCACACCTAACTCGGCGCATCGTCAGCCGACGGTAGACTCACTTGAGGCCGGCAAACATGTGCTGCTTGAGAAACCAATGTCCGTATCGCTGGATGAAGGTCTCGATATGGTGCGTGCTTCCCGTCTCAGCGGGCGCATCCTTACGATAGGCTTCCAGCCACGCTACGATCCCAATATGAAGCTGATTCAGGACATCGTGCGCTCCGGCAAGCTCGGCAAAGTGTACTACGTGGAAACCGGGGGCGGACGTCGCCGCGGCATGCCAGGAGGCACGTTTATCCGCAAAGAGCTGGCTGGCGCCGGTGCAATGGCCGATATTGGCTGTTACTCGCTCGACATGGCGCTGAACGCTCTTGATTATCCGAAGCCGCTCACTGTGTCAGCGAGCACATTCAATCATTTCGGCCGCAATCCGCTTCATCATCCAGAAGCCGATAAGTTTGACGTGGAAGATTTCGGGGCGGCTATGATCCGTTTTGAGGGCGATCTGACGCTGCATTTCAAAATCAGCTGGGCCATGCATCTGGATTCGCTCGGTACGACCAACTTCCTCGGTACAGATGCCGGCTTGAAAATCACTCCGTTCGGCCAAGGCAATTGGTCTGGCGTATGGGATGGCAAAGTCGGCAGCATTCAAATGTTCCATGATTTCATGGGCGGCCAAACGATGACGCAGGTCCCGCTTATCGAGCATCAGCTTGACCTGTTCCGCGAGAAGGTGCGTGACTTCGTTGACGCGATTCGCGAAGGACGCGGCGCGCCGATTCCCGGCGAGCAAATTCTCATCCAACAAGCGATCATTGACGGCGTTCTCCGCTCCGCGGAGCAGCGCGCTGAAGTAAGCGTCGTTGTGCCTGACTATGCCGGCGGCTCTGCCGACGAGCAAAACTAGACTTAAAAGCCAAAACAGCCCCCCGATAATCGTATCGGGGGGCTGTTCGTTGATTAGTTCTTCTCAGCCGGAAGCGGCTGGAAGATCATCGTAACCGGCAGGTTGCTGCCAGATGCGATAAGGTAGGTCAGATTAAGCGTTTCGCGTGAGTTGCCGGAGCGATAAATCACCATGGCTTCGTTTTGCGAGCGCAGCCAGCCGCTCGTCGGCACCGGAACGAGGCTTCCGTTCACGATAAATGCGCCGGTATACAGACCGCCGCGCGGGTTAAGCGCAACGAGCGTGCGTGGGGAAAGCTGGATGTTCATTTTGTACAGGACGCCGAAGTTGCCTCGGTTCAGCTGCAGCGAGCCGTCTGTGTTGTCGTATCCATCCAGATAAGGGTCAAGCTTGTTGTCGCCGAGCACGATGCGCTCCGGCTTGTTTCCGAGTACGCCCGGCACGTCAATCGCTCGTGTCGCGTTGTTGAACGAGCCACGGGTATGCTTGCCGTCCGCCGGCATCAGCTCCATACGGTTCACTTCCTTCAGCGGGTCCTTGCCGTCAGCAACGACAACAACGCGGAAACGAAGTGTCTCATCAGAAGTGACATCCGCATAAGCGGAGTAGACCATACCCGTCTTGATCGCGGACGAAGAAATTTCCGACAGCACCACTTTGGATTGTCCCGGTTTGATGCTTGTAGTCTTGATTTGCGGAGTGGTGAGCAAGGAATCCATGTAGCGTACCGTGGACATTTTACCCGTCGTATCCTCATATTGAGCCGGACCACCAGCCCCAAAATGTTTCACTCCAAAGTT
This window contains:
- a CDS encoding Predicted dehydrogenase, which gives rise to MKIRIAKLSYWHVHAWEYTDFALQHPDTEITAVWDELPERGRKAAEKLSVPFVEDLDELLARDDIDAVIVDAPTTMHRDVMVKAARAGKHIFTEKVVAPTTAELNDILAAVQQSGVKLIVSLPRLYDGYTVAIREVLQQESLGQLTQVRVRLAHDGSISNWLPEHFYNLEQTAGGALIDLGCHPMYLSSLFLGGLPESLTATYGYVTDREVEDNAVAVLSYPNGAVAVVEAGFAAKHSPFQIEISGTAGSLLYGMPGDRLLIRTDKTEGWSELPLAERSPNAFNQWVGHIQNGTNADENIELASNLTRLMEAANLSAAQGRRIVLSELSEN
- a CDS encoding Predicted dehydrogenase; protein product: MSIQNIRVGIIGSGGIAGGHAAAYKTIRGVEIVAIADAIPGKAAEFIERHGLQGAQAFDDYRELLKLDLDGISVCTPNSAHRQPTVDSLEAGKHVLLEKPMSVSLDEGLDMVRASRLSGRILTIGFQPRYDPNMKLIQDIVRSGKLGKVYYVETGGGRRRGMPGGTFIRKELAGAGAMADIGCYSLDMALNALDYPKPLTVSASTFNHFGRNPLHHPEADKFDVEDFGAAMIRFEGDLTLHFKISWAMHLDSLGTTNFLGTDAGLKITPFGQGNWSGVWDGKVGSIQMFHDFMGGQTMTQVPLIEHQLDLFREKVRDFVDAIREGRGAPIPGEQILIQQAIIDGVLRSAEQRAEVSVVVPDYAGGSADEQN